The Kordia sp. SMS9 genome window below encodes:
- the recR gene encoding recombination mediator RecR, with protein sequence MEFSSKLLENAVNEVSQLPGIGKRTALRLVLHLLKQPESQTLHLVSALQDLRTEIKHCNNCHNISDVEVCDICMNANRQEDIVCVVEDIRDVMAIESTAQYKGLYHVLGGKISPLDGIGPHNLTISSLVEKVKAGKVKEIIFALSSTMEGDTTNFYIYKQIENYEVKTSTIARGISVGDELEYADEVTLGRSILNRVPFENSLKSS encoded by the coding sequence ATGGAATTCTCCTCAAAACTCTTAGAAAATGCCGTCAATGAAGTGTCGCAGTTGCCCGGAATTGGGAAGCGAACAGCATTGCGCTTGGTATTACATCTCTTAAAACAGCCAGAAAGTCAAACCTTGCATTTAGTAAGCGCGTTGCAAGACTTGCGTACGGAAATCAAACATTGCAACAACTGTCACAACATTTCCGATGTAGAAGTGTGCGATATTTGTATGAATGCCAATCGACAGGAAGATATTGTATGTGTCGTGGAAGACATTCGCGATGTGATGGCAATAGAAAGTACAGCGCAATACAAAGGTTTGTATCATGTGTTGGGCGGAAAAATTTCACCGCTAGACGGAATTGGACCGCATAATTTGACGATTTCGAGTTTGGTAGAAAAAGTAAAAGCAGGAAAAGTCAAAGAAATCATATTTGCACTAAGTTCCACGATGGAAGGCGATACAACCAATTTCTACATTTACAAACAAATAGAAAATTACGAAGTCAAAACGTCTACCATTGCACGCGGAATCTCCGTTGGTGACGAACTTGAATATGCAGATGAGGTTACCTTGGGAAGAAGCATCTTAAACCGAGTTCCGTTTGAAAACTCGCTAAAAAGCTCTTAA
- a CDS encoding type II toxin-antitoxin system RelE/ParE family toxin — translation MVQINWTLQATSDLKDIAEYISKDSKKYAKLQIVRIRFRTKILLSQPYSGKTVSEIGNKNICELIEGNYRIIYKVVNDSRIDILTIHHSARDLHSRNI, via the coding sequence ATGGTTCAAATAAATTGGACACTTCAAGCAACTTCTGACTTAAAAGATATTGCTGAATATATTTCCAAAGATTCTAAAAAGTACGCCAAACTTCAAATCGTTCGAATAAGATTTCGAACAAAAATACTGTTATCTCAACCATATTCAGGAAAAACAGTTTCTGAAATTGGAAATAAAAACATTTGCGAGTTGATCGAAGGAAACTACAGAATTATATATAAAGTTGTAAATGATTCGCGAATAGATATTTTGACTATTCATCATTCCGCTAGAGATCTGCACAGTAGAAACATCTGA
- a CDS encoding sodium:solute symporter, with translation MQPIHILLLIAGYFGVLILISYFTGKDDSNETFFKASRKSPWYVVAFGMIGASLSGVTFISVPGWVDNAQFGYMQVVFGYLVGYFIIAYVLMPIYYRLNVTSIYQYLEDRFGVVSYKTGAFFFLISRILGASFRLYLVAIVLQRFVFEEFGIPFAVTVILSILLIWLYTFRGGIKTIVWTDTLQTLFMLIAVGVAIYMILGNLDLSFGEFWSSESLDQYNQIWFTDNWLAKNYFLKSFVGGLLIAVCMTGLDQDMMQKNLTCKTLGDAQKNMVSFSIVLIVVNFIFLLLGALLFMYASKNGIETPLMNGKPKTDLLFPEIALKGDLGISLAIVFLLGLIAAAYSSADSALTSLTTSFSVDFLGIEKKPKDTQKRTRQLVHIGMSVVLIIVVIIFKILNNDSVIDSILVIAGYTYGPLLGLFAFGIFTKYKVIDKYVWIVAIVSICLTYVIANAGTYYMYFTADVGALSDAAKLAKDNLYQFGYELLAVNGLLTFIGLVLIRRQHD, from the coding sequence ATGCAGCCAATTCACATTTTACTACTGATTGCCGGATATTTTGGCGTTTTGATTTTAATTTCTTATTTCACAGGAAAAGACGACAGCAACGAAACTTTTTTTAAGGCGTCACGAAAATCGCCTTGGTACGTGGTCGCTTTTGGAATGATTGGCGCCTCACTTTCGGGCGTTACGTTTATTTCCGTGCCTGGTTGGGTAGATAATGCACAGTTTGGCTATATGCAAGTTGTGTTTGGATATTTGGTTGGGTATTTTATCATTGCGTATGTGTTAATGCCTATTTATTATCGTTTGAATGTGACGTCGATTTACCAGTATTTGGAAGATCGTTTTGGCGTAGTGAGTTATAAAACGGGCGCTTTTTTCTTTTTGATTTCTCGAATTTTGGGCGCATCGTTCCGATTGTATTTGGTGGCAATTGTATTGCAACGCTTTGTTTTTGAGGAATTTGGAATTCCGTTTGCGGTGACCGTGATTCTTTCTATTTTGTTGATTTGGCTGTATACGTTTCGTGGTGGAATTAAAACCATTGTTTGGACAGATACGTTGCAAACGTTATTTATGCTGATTGCTGTTGGTGTTGCTATATATATGATTTTGGGGAATTTGGATCTGAGTTTTGGGGAATTTTGGTCTTCTGAAAGTTTAGATCAATACAATCAAATTTGGTTTACGGATAATTGGCTTGCCAAAAACTATTTTCTAAAATCTTTTGTGGGCGGATTGCTGATTGCGGTGTGTATGACAGGACTCGATCAAGATATGATGCAAAAGAATTTGACGTGTAAAACGCTCGGCGATGCTCAAAAAAACATGGTTTCGTTTAGCATTGTACTGATTGTGGTGAATTTTATCTTTTTGCTATTAGGAGCACTTCTTTTTATGTATGCTTCCAAAAACGGAATTGAAACACCGTTGATGAATGGAAAGCCAAAAACCGATTTACTATTTCCTGAAATTGCACTGAAAGGCGATTTGGGAATTTCACTTGCTATTGTATTTTTACTTGGGTTGATTGCGGCCGCGTATTCGAGCGCCGATTCTGCGTTGACTTCTTTAACGACTTCGTTTTCTGTCGATTTTTTAGGGATTGAAAAGAAACCGAAAGACACCCAAAAAAGAACACGTCAATTGGTACATATTGGCATGTCGGTTGTGTTAATTATTGTCGTGATTATTTTTAAAATATTAAACAACGACAGCGTTATTGACAGCATTTTAGTAATTGCAGGCTATACCTACGGACCTTTGTTAGGATTGTTTGCTTTTGGAATTTTCACCAAATACAAAGTAATTGACAAATACGTTTGGATTGTTGCCATAGTGTCTATATGTCTTACGTATGTAATTGCAAATGCGGGAACGTATTATATGTATTTCACAGCAGATGTTGGTGCACTTTCGGATGCAGCAAAATTAGCCAAAGATAATTTGTATCAATTTGGGTATGAATTGCTCGCTGTAAACGGATTGCTTACATTTATTGGTTTAGTACTGATTAGACGCCAACATGATTAA
- a CDS encoding glycosyltransferase family 2 protein — protein MQLSVIILNYNVRYFLEACIRSVQAAIAEMDAEIIVVDNNSPDDSCDMMQRTFPEIQLIENIENVGFAKANNQAVKLAKGEYVCILNPDTIVAEDTFTQLIKFAQSKKNVGAIGCKLIDGSGKFLPESKRNIPTAMVSVKKIMGTKNSGYYSSLEENEIGKVDILVGAFMMMKKSVYDQVGGFDEDYFMYGEDIDLSYKIKKAGFQNYYYGKTTVIHYKGESTLKDKTYAKRFYGAMQLFYKKHFQRNLVYDVAVTLGARLIPLVAPSEKNTQKEVHKCVFVSDSVERFQQISNLYHPINCVRVENLGHFLSQLKGKKKVEILLDTHFVNLKDSIQIFEKQFGYYKIYPKSSTFILGSDSSKSRGEVLLLNESKNGS, from the coding sequence ATGCAACTTTCGGTCATCATTCTCAACTACAATGTACGTTACTTTTTAGAAGCCTGTATTCGCAGTGTGCAAGCCGCTATTGCGGAAATGGACGCAGAAATTATTGTAGTTGATAACAATTCGCCTGACGATAGTTGCGACATGATGCAACGCACATTTCCAGAAATTCAACTCATCGAAAATATCGAAAATGTAGGTTTCGCCAAAGCAAACAATCAAGCAGTAAAACTGGCAAAAGGCGAATATGTGTGTATCTTAAATCCTGATACAATCGTTGCCGAAGATACATTTACACAACTCATAAAATTCGCGCAAAGCAAAAAAAACGTTGGAGCTATTGGTTGCAAACTCATTGATGGAAGCGGAAAATTTCTGCCCGAAAGCAAACGAAACATTCCCACGGCGATGGTTTCTGTCAAAAAAATAATGGGCACTAAAAATTCAGGATACTATTCAAGCTTAGAAGAAAACGAAATTGGCAAAGTAGACATTCTCGTCGGTGCGTTTATGATGATGAAAAAAAGTGTGTACGACCAAGTTGGCGGATTTGACGAAGACTATTTCATGTACGGCGAAGACATTGATTTGTCGTACAAAATCAAAAAAGCGGGTTTTCAAAACTACTATTATGGCAAAACGACGGTCATTCATTACAAAGGAGAAAGTACGCTAAAAGACAAAACCTACGCCAAACGCTTTTACGGCGCCATGCAATTATTTTATAAAAAACATTTTCAACGGAATTTGGTGTATGATGTGGCGGTTACGCTTGGCGCGAGATTGATTCCGTTAGTAGCACCATCCGAAAAAAATACCCAAAAAGAAGTTCATAAATGTGTTTTTGTGAGCGATTCGGTAGAACGTTTCCAGCAAATTTCAAACCTGTATCATCCTATAAATTGCGTACGTGTTGAAAATCTGGGACATTTTTTGAGTCAACTAAAAGGTAAAAAAAAGGTTGAAATCCTCCTAGATACTCATTTTGTAAACCTAAAAGACAGTATTCAAATCTTTGAAAAACAGTTTGGATATTACAAAATATACCCAAAAAGCAGTACTTTTATCCTCGGAAGCGATTCGTCTAAAAGTAGAGGAGAAGTATTGTTACTGAACGAGTCAAAGAATGGAAGTTGA
- a CDS encoding outer membrane beta-barrel family protein: MKKLFSLCMLMLSIGLYAQNPVPKIGTVQGKVMDATSGEAIPYATIVIKSKADSKVLTGAISDDNGNFKIEKVPAGALIIDIQFIGYETVSKEVTITNDAKVAELGTVSLAESATTLNEVEVVAERTTIEQKVDRKVITVGKDLVTAGPTASDIMNNLPSVNVDQQTGDISLRGNQNVRVMVDGKLSTIPTAQLLRQLPSNSIKKIELITNPSAKYNPEGMSGIINIVLRKNVNIGFNGNATIGVTREREAKFNSNLDMNYRNGKFNIFGNYGNNISKNRNGGNIFRPDENSEQFFDNLDNNKNHLIKFGIDVYLNDKNTVSFFTNQNLTDSRSEGFVNILFYEDAQFNNSQDFLAVNDNLASQYNFNYKYDITEEGENIELEVDYNVFDAENQFDFVFAGFNTFPDYIDESDTNRDRTTINLDYVRPLKNQAKLEAGAEARLFNSNIDYQSTGFSFDEFGDLRRTPSTDFDYSRDIYSIYATYGKQYEKWSYQVGLRAETVQVDANALSTEVETPDTENIIFENDYTQIYPSAFFTYSPSEKNSYQLSYSRRVDRPGIGQVNPIREWATPLITSFGNINLQPQFTNSMEMNYTRKLGNKGTFTGGVFYRIIEDEINRAVFVDRTDLNRIILTHDNFDNTTAYGFELSSNLRPTSWWSFNTSFDFFSQTQKGITESLNAPTDVATTDNIVRETREVDNQAWNFRMFNNFAVSKKLNLSAFGFYRGAVQGIQFKMEPMYFVNVGARYSFAEGKGTLSVNYNDIFRTMEFGFDGQRPFRQSGGFRWESNTVNVSISYRFGGGKYRAKSRKQRDNDEKSGSGGFL; this comes from the coding sequence ATGAAAAAACTATTCTCACTATGCATGTTAATGCTTAGCATTGGCCTGTATGCTCAAAACCCAGTCCCCAAAATCGGAACCGTTCAAGGAAAAGTAATGGATGCCACTTCTGGCGAAGCCATTCCTTACGCAACGATTGTCATTAAATCGAAAGCTGATAGTAAAGTACTTACTGGAGCGATTTCTGATGATAACGGAAATTTTAAAATCGAAAAAGTTCCTGCCGGAGCTTTAATTATTGATATTCAATTTATTGGATATGAAACAGTTTCAAAAGAAGTTACGATCACAAATGATGCTAAAGTTGCTGAACTTGGCACCGTTTCACTTGCGGAAAGTGCTACGACGTTAAATGAAGTGGAAGTTGTGGCAGAACGAACTACCATTGAACAAAAAGTGGACAGAAAAGTAATTACCGTTGGAAAAGATTTAGTTACTGCTGGACCGACAGCTTCTGACATTATGAACAATTTGCCTTCTGTAAACGTAGATCAACAAACAGGAGATATTAGCTTGCGTGGAAATCAGAACGTACGTGTGATGGTAGATGGGAAACTTTCCACCATCCCCACAGCACAATTATTACGTCAATTGCCTTCAAATTCCATCAAAAAAATTGAATTGATCACAAATCCTTCTGCAAAGTACAATCCTGAAGGAATGAGTGGAATTATCAATATTGTATTGCGTAAAAATGTAAATATTGGGTTTAACGGAAATGCTACTATTGGTGTAACACGTGAGCGTGAAGCAAAGTTTAATAGTAATTTAGATATGAACTATCGCAACGGAAAGTTTAACATCTTTGGTAACTATGGAAACAATATTTCGAAGAATAGAAACGGTGGAAACATCTTTCGCCCTGACGAAAATTCGGAGCAATTTTTTGACAATTTAGACAATAATAAAAACCACTTAATAAAATTTGGTATTGATGTGTATTTGAATGATAAAAACACGGTTTCATTCTTTACGAATCAAAACTTAACTGACAGCCGAAGCGAAGGTTTTGTAAACATTCTTTTTTATGAAGATGCACAATTTAACAACTCGCAAGATTTCTTAGCTGTGAACGACAATTTAGCATCGCAATATAACTTCAATTACAAATACGACATTACCGAAGAAGGTGAAAACATTGAATTGGAAGTGGATTATAATGTATTTGATGCGGAAAATCAATTTGACTTTGTTTTTGCAGGATTTAACACATTTCCAGATTATATTGATGAATCTGACACCAACCGAGATCGTACCACAATTAACTTGGATTATGTACGTCCGTTGAAGAATCAAGCAAAATTAGAAGCTGGTGCCGAAGCGCGTTTGTTTAACTCTAATATTGATTATCAATCTACAGGATTCTCTTTTGATGAATTTGGAGATTTACGCAGAACGCCAAGTACTGATTTTGACTACAGTAGAGACATCTATTCTATCTATGCAACGTATGGAAAACAATATGAAAAATGGTCGTACCAAGTTGGTTTGCGTGCAGAAACAGTTCAAGTAGATGCCAATGCCTTATCAACGGAAGTGGAAACGCCTGATACTGAAAATATCATTTTTGAAAATGATTATACACAAATATATCCATCTGCATTTTTCACCTATTCTCCATCTGAGAAAAACTCATACCAATTAAGTTATAGCAGACGTGTAGATCGTCCTGGAATTGGTCAGGTGAATCCAATTAGAGAATGGGCAACACCATTGATTACTTCTTTTGGAAATATCAATTTACAGCCACAATTTACCAATTCTATGGAAATGAATTACACGCGTAAACTTGGAAATAAAGGAACGTTTACGGGTGGTGTTTTCTACCGAATTATTGAAGATGAAATTAACCGAGCAGTTTTTGTAGATCGAACAGATTTAAACAGAATCATCTTGACACACGATAACTTTGACAATACTACTGCATACGGATTTGAGCTTTCAAGCAATTTAAGGCCGACAAGCTGGTGGAGTTTTAATACAAGTTTCGATTTCTTTTCACAAACACAAAAAGGAATTACAGAATCGTTAAATGCGCCAACAGATGTAGCGACTACCGATAATATTGTTCGTGAAACAAGAGAAGTAGACAACCAAGCTTGGAACTTTAGAATGTTTAACAACTTTGCAGTGTCTAAAAAGTTAAACTTATCTGCTTTTGGTTTTTACAGAGGTGCTGTACAGGGAATTCAGTTTAAAATGGAGCCAATGTATTTTGTAAATGTGGGAGCGCGTTATTCGTTTGCAGAAGGAAAAGGAACCCTAAGTGTGAATTACAACGATATTTTCCGTACGATGGAATTTGGCTTTGACGGTCAAAGACCATT
- a CDS encoding glutaredoxin domain-containing protein encodes MNAQSEAIEIVEVKEKKKILFYAINHTEIAKEVFFKVDGKGFRRSSYRPVIKKVPAQKKILLATLIPLKNATPEYTYFHSFDDELQEVNVEVKNVRNWKALEKVIDKGETIIFTKEECGKCEKLIGMLKANRIPHKAFNISESERFKEFFWNTVSKMKRRDVMISSIPIAIVKGKLHESLNLISFIEMLKQ; translated from the coding sequence ATGAATGCACAATCGGAAGCTATCGAAATTGTGGAAGTGAAAGAGAAAAAGAAAATTTTGTTTTATGCTATAAATCATACTGAAATAGCGAAAGAAGTTTTTTTTAAGGTGGATGGAAAAGGCTTTCGCAGAAGCAGTTACCGACCTGTCATTAAGAAAGTTCCTGCGCAGAAAAAAATATTGCTCGCAACTTTGATTCCTTTAAAAAATGCTACGCCTGAATATACTTATTTTCATTCCTTTGATGATGAATTGCAAGAAGTTAATGTGGAAGTTAAAAACGTAAGAAATTGGAAAGCTCTTGAAAAAGTAATTGACAAAGGAGAAACAATCATTTTTACGAAGGAAGAATGTGGCAAATGTGAAAAATTGATTGGCATGTTGAAAGCAAATCGCATTCCGCACAAAGCGTTTAACATTTCTGAAAGTGAACGTTTTAAAGAATTTTTCTGGAACACCGTTTCCAAAATGAAACGTCGAGATGTCATGATTTCTTCCATTCCCATTGCGATTGTGAAAGGAAAATTGCATGAAAGTTTGAATTTGATTTCTTTTATTGAGATGCTTAAACAGTAG
- a CDS encoding dihydrolipoamide acetyltransferase family protein, with translation MAKFELKLPQMGESVAEATIISWLKEVGDTIEADEAVLEIATDKVDSELPSEVDGVLVEILHNVDDVVKVGETLAIIETDGEGSEEAAPTAKAEEVVETLAAAEVAKTVTAAKETVTNDFSNSEKFYSPLVKNIAKEEGISVEELDAIAGSGKDGRVTKNDILDYIKNKGTVQVQPQKTEAPKAAVKEAAKPVAKSTPATLVSVNGGDEIIEMTRMGKLIAHHMVASVQTSAHVQSFVEVDVTNIWNWRKKKKAEFEKREGEKLTFTPIFMEAVAKALKDFPMMNIAVNGDTIIKKKNINLGMAAALPDGNLIVPVIKNADQLNLVGMAKAVNDLAGRARENKLKPDEIQGGTYTVTNVGTFGSIMGTPIINQPQVGILALGAIRKVPAVIETPEGDFIGIRYKMFLSHSYDHRVVNGALGGQFVKQVADYLEAWDSDRDI, from the coding sequence ATGGCAAAATTTGAACTAAAACTTCCACAAATGGGAGAAAGTGTTGCAGAAGCAACAATTATATCATGGCTCAAAGAAGTTGGCGATACTATTGAAGCTGACGAAGCAGTATTAGAAATTGCAACAGACAAGGTAGATTCTGAATTACCAAGTGAAGTAGATGGTGTTTTAGTTGAAATATTACACAATGTTGACGATGTAGTAAAAGTAGGAGAAACGCTTGCAATCATTGAAACAGATGGCGAAGGAAGTGAGGAAGCAGCACCCACAGCAAAAGCTGAAGAAGTAGTAGAAACACTAGCAGCAGCAGAAGTTGCAAAAACAGTTACTGCAGCAAAAGAAACGGTAACCAACGATTTTTCAAACTCTGAAAAATTCTACTCGCCATTAGTCAAAAACATAGCAAAAGAAGAAGGCATCTCTGTAGAAGAACTCGATGCGATTGCAGGATCTGGAAAAGATGGCAGAGTGACCAAAAACGATATTCTCGATTACATAAAAAATAAAGGAACTGTACAAGTACAACCGCAAAAAACAGAAGCGCCAAAAGCAGCCGTAAAAGAAGCTGCAAAACCAGTGGCAAAATCAACACCTGCAACACTAGTTTCTGTAAATGGTGGCGATGAAATCATTGAAATGACACGTATGGGGAAACTCATTGCTCATCACATGGTGGCTTCGGTACAAACTTCGGCACACGTACAAAGTTTTGTAGAAGTAGATGTGACAAACATTTGGAACTGGCGTAAAAAGAAGAAAGCTGAGTTTGAAAAACGTGAAGGTGAAAAGCTCACATTTACGCCAATATTCATGGAAGCTGTGGCGAAAGCGTTGAAAGATTTCCCAATGATGAACATCGCTGTAAATGGTGACACGATCATCAAAAAGAAAAACATCAACTTAGGAATGGCGGCAGCATTACCAGATGGAAACCTCATTGTTCCTGTGATCAAAAATGCAGATCAGTTGAATTTAGTCGGAATGGCAAAAGCGGTCAACGATTTGGCAGGAAGAGCGAGAGAAAACAAATTGAAGCCAGATGAAATTCAAGGCGGAACGTACACAGTTACGAACGTTGGAACCTTTGGAAGCATCATGGGAACCCCGATTATCAATCAGCCACAAGTTGGAATCTTAGCGTTAGGAGCGATCCGAAAAGTACCTGCGGTGATTGAAACTCCAGAAGGCGATTTCATCGGAATTCGTTACAAAATGTTCTTATCACATTCATACGATCACAGAGTTGTAAATGGAGCGTTGGGTGGACAATTCGTAAAACAAGTTGCGGATTACTTAGAAGCGTGGGACAGCGATAGAGATATTTAG
- a CDS encoding CoA-binding protein — MKTLVLGASTKSHRFSHKAVHRLVANGHEVVAFGLKEGEINGVAIDTTLKPYEDIHTVTLYLNPTAQEAYYEYIFSLQPTRIIFNPGTENPSFIKELQEKDIKCEVACTLIMLASNQY, encoded by the coding sequence TTGAAAACATTAGTGCTTGGTGCTTCTACAAAATCGCATCGCTTCTCTCATAAAGCTGTACATAGACTCGTAGCAAACGGTCATGAAGTCGTAGCCTTTGGTCTCAAAGAAGGAGAAATAAATGGTGTTGCCATTGATACAACATTGAAACCCTACGAAGACATTCATACAGTTACCTTGTATTTGAATCCTACGGCTCAAGAAGCGTATTATGAATATATTTTTTCATTACAGCCAACGCGCATCATTTTTAATCCAGGAACCGAAAATCCTAGTTTTATCAAAGAATTGCAGGAAAAAGACATCAAATGTGAAGTTGCCTGTACCTTAATCATGTTGGCGTCTAATCAGTACTAA